From a single Miscanthus floridulus cultivar M001 chromosome 8, ASM1932011v1, whole genome shotgun sequence genomic region:
- the LOC136468897 gene encoding uncharacterized protein, which yields MDVGTLATGWAGPHTPHTPAPAPQPPPPAPAPAPPEEEEKERRRRRGGGQELGSALADAASCRAAARQSRSAPPRVPGCQLGAVGAPFSVQQVGAGRRVAWGAVRLESTGHASTSSPSAVAFRSSSCVPLIQQVECQCQIHSPADRNTEGRRPALLIGSSPSSPSSQRLKASTIQAWLTVDDVKTKGKDALQPRADMIKEQIAPLRSWAEEMSRKWHFEGNKEAKEKSVIIRELSRALGSRTTPKLINNDRRLL from the exons atgga tgtggGGACACTCGCCACCGGctgggccggcccacacacaccgcacacgcccgcgccagcgccgcagccgccaccgcccgcgcccgcgccagcgccgccggaggaggaggagaaagagaggaggaggaggagaggaggaggccaagagcttggcagCGCTCTCGCCGACGCAGCCTCCTGccgggcggcggcgcggcagtCCAGGTCCGCACCCCCGCGGGTGCCGGGCTGCCAGTTGGGCGCTGTGGGAGCGCCATTCAGCGTGCAGCAGGTAGGCGCCGGCCGCCGGGTCGCCTGGGGCGCGGTGCGGCTGGAGTCCACGGGCCACGCCTCCACCTCGTCGCCGTCGGCCGTCGCCTTCCGGTCTTCCTCGTGCGTTCCACTCATCCAGCAGGTGGAGTGCCAGTGCCAGATCCACTCTCCAGCAGACAGAAACACAGAAGGCCGGCGCCCGGCGCTCCTCATCGGCTCCTCCCCTTCTTCGCCAAGCAGTCAAAGGCTCAAGGCATCAACCATTCAAGCATGGCTAACG GTAGATGACGTGAAAACGAAAGGAAAAGATGCACTGCAGCCACGAGCTGATATGATTAAAGAACAAATAGCTCCATTGAGAAGCTGG GCTGAAGAAATGTCCCGAAAATGGCATTTCGAAGGCAATAAAGAAGCGAAGGAGAAGTCTGTCATCATTAGAGAGCTTTCAAGAGCTCTGGGCTCCAGGACTACCCCTAAGTTGATCAACAATGACAGACGGCTGCTGTAA
- the LOC136471677 gene encoding uncharacterized protein, producing MVAREEQVMRDEVKGKGVLVDILEDDEERSIDNNKLLDLNEGFDAESEEGEVGDDEEDEGEEGDDDGGSTTDVGGGSGSSSNNSSTNNNSESKKADAKGGSKSEVSGEQRVPSVRQYNRSKLPRLRWTPDLHMAFVHAVERLGGQERATPKLVLQMMNVRGLSIAHVKSHLQMYRSKKLDQDGRPRGAVSSVYSPMDFHFMRADRRFHDMSFFQRAAALSSSSRSRLERGSFFASRNCSAPEFRRLYGLHHRPPPTQTFDFRNSSFRNHEWASSNQQEAITVSRNHVTPPSTSPQTHPLASSAALRSDRRWWPFTDAGAAAVAAGEHRAEIGTNVKFESCIGSSSRPLSLAMSPAVSGDRRLPFRWRHGGSGSGRDVVVGYPGSSGSKITTRSSDPVVIDDGLQLERQNSKHVVEPTRASAAPPDEACLIKRRPSPVEAQDATPDLQLSLSPSSVLAKKRKAISSSSMDTTSCEFSISLSLSPPAAAVSMQEQRQEKTRRSSDSNGRGEGVLGQSTLDLTMSIRALE from the exons ATGGTAGCTAGAGAAGAGCAAGTGATGAGAGACGAGGTCAAGGGTAAGGGGGTACTAGTTGATATCCTTGAGGATGACGAGGAGAGATCAATCGATAACAACAAGCTGCTAGACCTCAACGAGGGTTTCGATGCGGAGAGCGAAGAAGGGGAAGTTGGCGATGATGAGGAAGACGAAGGTGAGGAGGGCGACGACGATGGCGGTAGCACCACTGATGTTGGTGGTGGGAGTGGGAGCTCAAGCAACAATAGCAGTACCAACAACAATTCGGAGAGCAAGAAGGCAGACGCCAAGGGAGGCAGCAAGTCAGAGGTGAGCGGTGAGCAGAGGGTTCCATCGGTGCGGCAGTACAACCGGTCGAAGCTACCCCGGCTCCGGTGGACTCCTGACCTCCACATGGCCTTCGTCCATGCCGTTGAGAGGCTTGGTGGGCAAGAGA GAGCGACCCCTAAGCTGGTGCTTCAGATGATGAATGTTAGGGGCCTCAGCATTGCTCATGTAAAAAGCCACCTGCAG ATGTACAGAAGCAAGAAACTAGACCAAGATGGTCGCCCGAGGGGAGCTGTTTCCTCAG TGTATTCCCCAATGGATTTCCATTTCATGAGAGCCGATCGGCGCTTCCACGACATGTCCTTCTTCCAAAGAGCAGCcgcgctctcctcctcctccaggtCCAGGCTGGAACGCGGCAGCTTCTTCGCGTCGAGGAACTGCAGCGCTCCGGAGTTCAGACGGCTCTATGGACTCCACCATCGCCCGCCTCCGACCCAAACTTTCGACTTCCGAAATTCCAGTTTCAG AAATCATGAGTGGGCGTCGTCGAATCAGCAAGAGGCGATCACAGTCTCCAGGAATCACGTCACACCACCGTCGACTTCGCCACAGACACACCCGCTTGCATCTTCCGCAGCGCTGAGGAGCGATCGGCGGTGGTGGCCTTTCACTGACGCCGGCGCTGCTGCTGTCGCCGCCGGCGAGCACAGAGCAGAGATAGGAACTAATGTAAAGTTCGAAAGTTGCATCGGGAGCAGTTCTCGGCCACTTTCGTTGGCCATGTCGCCGGCCGTGTCCGGAGATCGTCGTCTTCCGTTCAGATGGCGGCACGGGGGAAGCGGAAGCGGTAGAGATGTCGTCGTGGGCTACCCGGGTAGCAGCGGCTCCAAGATCACAACAAGATCGTCGGATCCAGTCGTCATCGACGATGGTCTGCAACTCGAG CGGCAGAATTCGAAGCACGTCGTAGAACCAACAAGGGCCTCCGCCGCTCCGCCGGACGAGGCGTGCCTCATCAAGCGGCGGCCGTCGCCGGTGGAGGCCCAAGATGCGACGCCGGACCTACAACTCAGCTTGTCCCCTTCCTCGGTGTTGGCCAAGAAGAGAAAGGCAATATCGTCGTCTTCCATGGACACCACCAGCTGCGAGTTCTCGATCTCTCTCTCGCTGTCGCCACCCGCCGCTGCAGTTTCCATGCAGGAGCAGCGGCAAGAAAAGACAAGACGAAGCAGCGACAGCAACGGCAGAGGTGAAGGCGTTCTTGGGCAGAGTACTTTGGATCTGACCATGTCGATCAGGGCATTGGAGTGA